GCGTTTCTGTTCGTCGGCTATTTGTCTACGCGATCTATACTGTGGTGGTGACTTCATTAGTCATGTTGGCATTGCAtgttcaacaacaaaatcccTTATGGCTGAGGGTGTTAGAGCAGTCGTCGGCTCAAGGTGGTGGTTACTATCAACAAAACAGCAAAGAACTCGACGACGACTCTGCCAATTTTGTCGTCATCAACAATGACGAGTCCAAGATACCAAGTGCTGATAATAATGTTAGAATCAATAACACGACGATTAGCAGCAATATTTTGCGCCGCCACGGACTGCCATGGTACATCAAGAACGATGGCTACAGACCATCACAAGGCGATCTAGTCGACAACATCTGGCCTGTTGGTCGATTAAAGGGCGATCGGATAGAAGAACAGCTGATGATTCCCAGCCGAGATATTGACCAGCACGCCACTCCGGCAGGTGACGGCACATTGTTTCCTGTTAAGCCGAAGCTGAAGAAAATCTTCTTGCCCAACGGACTGGGTTCCTGGCAGACAAAGAGCGGCCAAAAGGTTTTCACCGAACAGAAATGCCCCGTAGACCGGTGCTCGCTGACGAGCAACAGGGACGAGGCGGCCAATGCAGACGCTATCATGTTTAAAggttggcttttttatttaatcttgCCTTCGGTTTTCCCGTCCATTTACGTTGTACGTCCTAAACCGCAGGGGGAATGTCAAATAGATTAGAACAAAGAAGTAAACATCGACGAAGGTTAGATTGTTGCTACGTTCTATTTGGGTTTGTTGtgtaaaagaaattgtttttaataacgTGTGTGTTAGTACATGCGAGACAAGCGTCCTTGCGTCGTGTACGATTTCATTAATGCCAGCTCACGACACCTGCGGGAAGCTAGAGGGGTCTGGGCCGTCTGGATGGGTGGTGTTGCCAATGCCGACACTCGTTTCCGTCGACGGAAGGGAGGAACACTTAAGAGTTAAGAGCAGTCGTCAAAAACGGAATTCTTTTCAAGTCCATCTAGCGGCCGTATTTCAGTCTACTAACGTCTAGTCTAGATCTAGAAACgagcaaattcaaaattttgaagcaaTAGCAACAactgataataataaatcgaAATCATTCTCGTGCAGATTTCTTCTCTACGCCCAGCCATCCGAGACCACCACATCAAATCTGGATCATGTACATGTTGGAATGCCCGTTACACACTCAGTACATCCGAGAAAAGGACGTGTTCAACTGGACGGCCACTTACAAGTCGGATAGCGAGTTGGTCACACCCTACGAAAAATGGGTTTACTTCGACGACAAGGTCAGGAGGAAACCAGTCACAACCAACTTTGCAGCCAACAAGACCAAAAAGGTGGCGTGGTTCGTCTCCAACTGTGGAGCCAAAAACAATCGTCTCGAATATGCCCACGCTCTACAAAAGCACATCGATGTCGACATCTACGGCAGTTGTGGAACCAAGAATTGTCCAAGACATAGCGGCGACCATTGTCTGGATATCTTGTCGACCGAATACAAATTCTATTTGGCCTTCGAGAACTCGAATTGCAGAGACTACATCACCGAGAAATTTTATGTCAATGGACTTGGGTAGGTTTTGATTCATTCCGAAACTGTTGAGTTTTCCtggtctttttttaattgctttTTTCCCATCGCAGGTCCAAAGTCCTTCCCATAG
This sequence is a window from Daphnia pulicaria isolate SC F1-1A chromosome 7, SC_F0-13Bv2, whole genome shotgun sequence. Protein-coding genes within it:
- the LOC124348811 gene encoding glycoprotein 3-alpha-L-fucosyltransferase A-like yields the protein MPRVSVRRLFVYAIYTVVVTSLVMLALHVQQQNPLWLRVLEQSSAQGGGYYQQNSKELDDDSANFVVINNDESKIPSADNNVRINNTTISSNILRRHGLPWYIKNDGYRPSQGDLVDNIWPVGRLKGDRIEEQLMIPSRDIDQHATPAGDGTLFPVKPKLKKIFLPNGLGSWQTKSGQKVFTEQKCPVDRCSLTSNRDEAANADAIMFKDFFSTPSHPRPPHQIWIMYMLECPLHTQYIREKDVFNWTATYKSDSELVTPYEKWVYFDDKVRRKPVTTNFAANKTKKVAWFVSNCGAKNNRLEYAHALQKHIDVDIYGSCGTKNCPRHSGDHCLDILSTEYKFYLAFENSNCRDYITEKFYVNGLGSKVLPIVMGAPRADYEKHAPEHSFIHVDDFATPKELADYLHLLNSNDTLYNEYFEWKETGQFINTYFFCRLCSMLHEAPYSPPRYYDDFNEWWRGGTNCIKGSWRDLENHQRNKKNKKKGGGDGAVRKSN